In the Gemmatimonadota bacterium genome, TGCCGATGGCGTTGCCAATAAGCGGCAACCCCGGTGCCTGAGGTATCTCCTTGCGTGGAGTAGGGACAGGGGTAGGAGGCTCATGCTCGCGGATCGCTTTGGTAACCGATTGGCCGATCAGGTCCATTTTTCGAATCAGTTCGATCCGGTCTTGTACCTCCGATAGTTCTGACTGGGATAAAATATTCTTGAAAACGCCGCAGGCATCTGCCAGGCAGATAATGACAATGTCGCGCGGATATGGAATTTCATCGGTGTACAGTACGCGCATAATGCGTAATCGGACTTCTTCTAATGTTTTTCCATCAATGGTTGGATAGCGGCGGGAGCGCGACACCAGGCGCGAGAGGAGAAAGATATCTTCTGACTCAGCTTCCAATATGCCCCGGTTGACCAACCGGGCAAGTGCTTTATCGCGGATTTCGTCGCCCCGTTTGGTCGTTTGTGCGAGCCAATAGTTGGTGTCTCGTGTGTCCGTATCGCGCGCGATGTCGGCAAGGGTGGGATCGAGCAGGTCGTCTTCGAGAGGCGTGGCATCAACTAAATAGAGATGATCGAGGTCGGTATCGATGCGCTCTTCTAAAGCCAAATCCATCAATACGGCACCAGCGAGGACGATGTTCAAAGTGTCTGGTGCAAGACCGGGTGCAAAATCACCTCGATCTTCGTTGTGAAGCATCAGCAGTATTTCTTCAGCAAATCTCAGCATGTATGTGTTTCTATATCTACTATGACGAAAAATCTTTTAAAACTTGCGTTGGCCCTATATAGATGAAGGGCGTGCATAAGCAGACTCCATAAAGGACGATATATAGACTATGGACGATATATAGATTAAGCAATAAAGTCAAGTCCGACGAAAACCGCGTACCATCAATCCGTTTTCGTTTTTTTCTTTTACTGGACGCTTTGACGATTCTGCGCGGTTTTTTGTGGTGGTGCCGCGTATGACGACGTAGTCATCGGCTCTGCGGTAGCGGTGTATGAAGACGGGGCGGGGTTTATCCGAGTGGTTCTGTTTGGAGCCGTGGACGGTTTTGACGTGGAAGAAGATGGCGTCGCCGGGTTGACCGGGTATTGGGAGGGCGCGCTCCCAGGGCCATTCGCGGTCTGCCAGTCCCAGGTGCGAGAAGGTGTCGATGTGGTCGAGTTGTCCCAGTTTGTGAGAGCCGGGGACCACGTGGAGGGCACCGTTGTTGAGGTCGGTGGGGACGACGTAGGTGAGGATGCCTACAGGTCCTTCGTACCGGTGTTCAAAATAGGCCGAGTCCTGGTGCAGGTGTTTGGGATGGCCTCCGACGGGTTCTTTATAGAGGCATTGCCCGTTGCCGTAGAGTTCGATGTTGGGACCGAGGATGGCTTCGACGATGTCGAGGGTGGGCGGGTGAAATGCCGAGCGAAAGAAGGTCGCGCTGGTGTGGTAGTTGATGCCCAGGACCATGATTTGTCGGTCGCGTTCGTAGTTTTCAGGCGCAGGTATAAAGAGGGTGTTGTTGGGTGTGCGCCATCCTTCAGGGATTGCGCTGGCTTGATCGAGGAGGGCGAGGGATTGCCTGGCTGTGGCTTCGATGTCGCGGTGAAGCGCGTCGATGTATTCGTGGAGTAATCCCCGCACGACTATTGCGCCATGCGTTTTGAATGTCTCGGCAGCGCGTTGAAGGTCGATGTCTTTGGCCTGGTAGTCCAGGTCGCTTAGAGTGGTGATTTGGGTCATGATTTTTTTCATTAATGGGAATGGATCATTCGTCAGGTGATTTATTTTTTTGCTCTGCTTCTTCCAATAATTTTACCACATCTGCATAAAGATTATCCAAGTTTTCTTCTATGATTCCCCACACAATTGTGTGATCAACACTATTGTAATCATGCGCGAGAATATTTCTGAATGAGATGATACTGCGATGATCCCGTATTTTATCGAGTATTTGTAGATTATTTCGTTTTATTCTATTCAGGGCTTCACCAATAATTTCGAATTTTCGTTCAACACCACTCTTGAGCAAATCGTCTTCACGATAATCGTCATAGGTTTTGTCCTGGACAAACTTGAGAATTGCCGAGGCCGCATCTTTGATATCGTAGAGATATTTGAGTATCTCAGCCTCCATAGATGTTCACCCTCTCATTAAGGATGCTACGACGAAAGTAAGGGTTCTTGAGTCCGTTGAACGTAAGGAGATCAACATTGCATTTTAATTCATCTTCAAGATGGTGAAGGAGTCCAAAAAATCTTTTTGAAGGGTGTATAGTAGGATTTTCAAACTCCACTATTAAATCCACATCACTGTCAGTAGTTCCTTTGCCTTGGCTCAGAGATCCAAAAAGATCTAATCTTTTTACTCCAAATTCTCGACACGCTGGACTGGCGATTTTTTTTATTTGGTTTATTGTCATTGTCAAGCCCTCTAAATTTTATAATCAAATATACTTTGACCTTCATGATACGCGAAACAACGCAGACTGTCACGCATATTTTGTGCTTTTACAGAAGTTCTGAGAGGGTCACGCGGCGATTTTCTTGCATTGATCGTTCGGCTGCGAGACCGATTAGCGCGGCGTTGATGGCCGTACGGGCGTCGGTTTGCCAGTTGCCATTGTGGATGTCGTTGAGGAATTGGGTTTGGATTGTGATGTCCGATGGTTCGGCTGCGGGCAGGTCGTGTTCGCCTGATTTTGTCGAGAGGTGCCAGCCATCGCCTCTGTTGATGAGCGTCCCGTCTGTCATGACAATACGGCGATATTCTTCGGCATTGGAAATTTCGATGCCTCCGGCCCAGTTCCATTGCCCAATACCGCCGTTTTCAAAACCGACTGTGACAGAATTTGCAAAGCTGTCGTAGGTGCTGTCATCGCGCAGATTTTCATAGTGGGCTGCGGCTTCAATCCAGGTGGCGGGACCAAAACAATCGACGATTGGATAGATATTATAGACAAAAAAGAGGGCTGGTGGACCCGATATGGAAATATTAAAGAGGATTTCAGGACGTTGACCGCGGCCCGGGGTGAGGCGGGTGAATAGTGCGGTTATGAGATTTCCCGTTTGGGCTGTTTGTCGTTTGAGTGTCCGGTGAGAGGGCGAGAGTACTTCGTTGTGGCCCACGCGGAGGACGCGGGATGAGTGGTCAATTTTGGAAAGCAATTGCCGCGCTTCATCGATATTGCGCGCTGCGGGATATTCGGTAAAAACGTGTTTGTTTGCATCGAGCGCGGCCAGGGCGATTTCGCTGTGGGTATCGTTGTAGGTGCATATTGCGATGGCGTCGATGTCGTCGCGTTTGAGCATTTCCCGATAGGTCGGCAAGTAATCTATACTGTGCTTGTTGGCAAGCGCTGGCCCGGTTTCTATGTTTCGCGCAGCAATGGCAACGAGTTCAAAGCCGTCTGTTTGGGAAAAGCTCTGGGCGTGGCGACTCGCCATACCGCCTGAGCCGATGATACCAATGCGAATGTCGTTCATTTTTCCTCCAAACTTAGACCTTGACGCCAATTACGCCGGTCATTGATGGCGATGAAATAGTGGCTTGTGGGTCGCGGGCATTTGTTTGCCATTCTTCCCAGTGCGCCGCGCAATCTTCTTCGCGCAATGCGCCGCATGCCACGAGTTCAGGCAAATACATGCGCAGGAAATCTTCTATCCAGCACCAGATGCGGTTGCCCGGGCGGGCAATGCCGCCGATAGGAACGACTTCCGCGACTTCCAGGCCACAACATTCCATGAGTTGGGGCAGTTTATCGCCGATTTTGAGTCCATCGCCGAAGCTCCTGTGTACCGCCTGTAGCACGCGCTGCAAGTGGGGGTATTGGATCTGGGCGACAAATGCCCCATAAGCGCAGTAATCCATAACGAGCAGACGACCGCCCCTTTTAAGCGTGCGGGCTACCTGCTCAATCACCTTTTGTGGCTCTTCTATGAAGCAGAGTAGCCAACGGGCGAACGCAGCGTCTATAGAAGCGGCTGGCAGGTCAAGGGTGCGGACATCCGCTACGACGACCTCGATTTGCGTTATACTGGCTGATGCAGCGCGGTGTCGGAGAATATCCGCGAATTTTTTTGATCCATCCACGGCCAGAACGCGCCCATCTGCACCCACGCGCTCGGCCAGTTCTAAACTCGTAAAGCCCGGGCCACAACCGAGGTCGAGAATCGTTTGTCCAGCGCGAAAGGAGGCGCGATCCCACAAGTCTGTGGTTTTAGCTCGCCATGTATTGTGTTGCGCTTGCAAGCGGTGCAGTTCAGCGTCATTTGTTCCCAACAGATAGTCGCGTTCGGCAGCGGTGCTCACGGCGTGTTTCCTTCTTTTATGTGCTGGCAGTCGGCAACGCCGATAATGCCAGCGGTCATTTTTTTTCAACAAAAAAGAGTCCGCAAGCACCTCGCGGACTCTTTTTGCGCGGTGATGTTGACGCGCGTTAATTGGGCGATATGCCGTCTGAGAAGAGGCCGCCGGTGAATTTGAGCATGACTTTGAAGGATGCCAGGCCCACGGGACGCCCATCGGGATCTACAATGGGTATGTGGCGGAAGCCGTGCAGAGACATCAGGTGCAGGAGATGACCGATGGGATCAGATGTTTTCAATGCGGTGGGGTCTTTGGTCATCAGGCTATCGACCGTTATTTTTGTCAGGTCTATATCGCGTCCGGCAACTTTTTCAAAGAGATCGCCCTGTGCGAATATGCCGCGCAACAAGCCCTGTTTGTCAACGACCAGCAAACACCCCAGATTTTTGCTGCGCATGGTCTCGACGGCATCGGCTACCGAGGTCTCAGCGGATACGCATTCGGGGGCTGGCAGGTCGAGGGATGAGATCGGATCGTAGAGCAGTTGTTGAAGCGCGGTGCGCGGTGCCATGGGGTCTTCTTGTTCGATATCGGGAATGATGTTCGATGTGGGCAATTCTTCGTGGACTTCTTGCACGGTTTCGGCGTCGGGGCCTTCGGGAACAATCCAGGTGTCTGTCGCGTGATACAGTGCATTGAGGTCGCCTGCGCCGCGTTCTTCAACCGCCTGGCGACCCTGTGCGATGATTTGCTCTTCGTAAATTGGACGTTCGACACAACGGAATACGCCGAATGGTACGGGATAGTCCGGATGTGTGAGGCGGCTGAGTAAATACGCATGGGCTGGATTGTCCAGGGTTTCGTCGTGTGTGAGCAAGTCGCTTTCCGACACACCATTGCCCAGGGTCACGACTTCGGGCGCGAGTCCATTGACGCGGATGCCTTTGTCGCGGTCTTTGCCAAAAATGATGGGTTGGCCGTGTTCCAGAATGACGGTCTGATCGTCTTTGACATCTGCCTCAGTGGCAAAAAACCAGGCACCGTCGTTGTAGATATTGCAGTTCTGGTAAATTTCGACAAAGGACGTGCCGCGGTGTTCGGTGGCGCGTTTGAGGATCTCGGCCATGTGCTTGGTGTTGCGGTCAACACTGCGGGCGACAAAGGTGGCTTCGGCTGCCAGGGCAACGGATATGGCATTGAAGTCCTGTTCCACAGAGCCCATGGGCGACGAATAGGTGCGCGTGCCCGGCGGCGATGTAGGTGAGTATTGTCCTTTGGTGAGGCCGTAGATCGCATTGTTGAAGAGTATGATGTTGAGATCGACGTTGCGACGCAGCACATGCAACAGGTGATTGCCGCCTATGGATAGGCTGTCGCCATCGCCGGTGATTACCCATACGTGGAGGTCGGGATTGGCCACTTTGAGGCCAGTCGCTACGGTTGCTGCGCGACCGTGAATGGTGTGCAGACCGTACGTGTTCATGTAATAGGGGAAGCGGCTGGAGCAACCGATGCCCGATATAAAGACCATATCTTCCCGCGCAATGCCCATTTCGGGCAACACGCGCTGCATCTGTGCGAGGATGGCGTAATCACCACAACCGGGGCACCAGCGCACTTCCTGGTCGGATACGAAGTCTTTTCGCGTCAGTGTTTCAATAGCGTCTGCCATGTTTGGAATCCTCTATAACGATGCGCTCTTTGGAGCACCCAGTATTTCGTCAATTTTGTCGGCGATTTCTGTAATTTTGAAGGGCAATCCCTGAACTTTATTGAAGGGGACGATGACCTGTGTGGGATATTTGGCCTGGAGTAGCAAAGACAACTGTCCCATGTTGAGTTCGGGCACGAGTACGGTTTTGTAACTCGATAGTATCGCGCCCAGATTTTTGGGGAATGGGTTGAGATAGCGCAGATGCGCTGCGGCAACCGAATAGCCCTGCTGTCGCATTCGGCGCACTGCTGAGCGGATCGCACCATAAGTACATCCCCAGCCCAGGACGAGCAGATCGCCCGATTTGGGACCCATGACGTGTTGGAGTGGTATGCGGTCGGCGATGCGCGCCAGGCGTTCGGCGCGTATGTTCGCCATGTGCTGGTTGTCATCCGGGTCATAGGATACATTGCCCGTGCCGTCTTCTTTGCCCAGTCCACCCAGTCTGTGTTCAAGGCCCGGCGTGCCCGGCAATACCCAGGGGCGAGATAGGGTTTTTGGATCTCGGAGATAGGGCAAGAAGCCCTCGGGATCGGTTCTGTGCTCGGTCTGTATGGTCGGAATATCATCCGGATCGGGAATTTTCCACGGTTCAGCACTGGTGTTGAGGTATCCATCGGAGAGGAAAATAACCGGGCTCATGGTTTCAACGGCGATGCGAAACGCTTCGATGATCATGTCAAAGCAGTCTGAGGGCGTGGCCGGTGAAACAATGGGGATGGGACTGTCGCCATTGCGACCAAACATGCATTGGAGCAGGTCCGATTGCTCTGTTTTGGTGGGCATACCCGTGCTGGGACCGCCGCGCTGAAAGTCGCAGATAACGAGGGGCAATTCCATCATCAGGGCGAGGTTCATGGCTTCGCTTTTCAGTGCGATGCCGGGACCACTGGTGCCCGTGGCGGCAAACGCGCCGCCGAAAGCAGCGCCAATGACTGAGCCCAATGCGGAAATTTCATCTTCTGCTTGAAAGGTTCGCACGTCAAAATTTTTCAATGCGGCCAATTCTTCGAGCACTGCGCTGGCAGGCGTGATGGGATAGCTGCCGTAAAAGAGGGTTTTGCCCGCTTTGTGAGCCGCGGTGACCATGCCTATTGCCGTGGCCTGTGTACCTGTGACGGCGCGATAAGTGCCCGGTGAGACGACAGCTTTTTTGACCTGGTACTGAACCTGAAATTCTTCGACTGTTTCGCCAAAGTTGTAGCCGGCTTTCAGGGTGCTGACGTTGCCGTCGATGATTTCGTCTTTGCCCTGAAATTTCTTTTCGAGCATGCGAATGGTCGGCTCGATTGGGCGGTCAAATATCCAGTAGGACAGGCCCAGTGCAAAGAAGTTTTTCATCATGTCAATCTGGCGATTGCTCAGGCCCTCAACGTGTGCGACAGCTTCTTTGTGCAGCGTGGTGAGGGGTACTTTGACTACGCGGTAATTGGAGAGATCATTGCCTTCGAGGGGGTCGCCGTCGTATCCGGCTTTGCGCAGGTTGTTGCGCGTGAAGTTGTCTGTGTTGGCAATGACGATACCGCCGTCTGGGAGGTCGTTGATATTGGCTTTGAGTGCTGCCGGGTTCATCGCAACGAGGACTTGAGGCTCGTCGCCGGGGGTGTATATGTCTTCGCTGGATATGTGGATTTGAAATCCGCTAACGCCGGGCAATGTGCCAGCGGGCGCGCGGATTTCAGCGGGAAAGTCCGGCAGGGTACTGATGTCATTGCCGACAATTGCCGAGGTGTTGGCAAATTCTTTGCCGATGAGCTGACTGCCATCGCCGGAATCACCTGCAAAGCGAATGGCAATGGATTCGATTTCGGACAGTTCAAAAAGCGCCGATTCGGCCGTTTCTTCGATGTCTATTTCGGCCATAAATCCTCCTGAAGTATTTTAGGCACCAGCCCGAGCGCTGGCAAAGTGGTCGGGGGTTGGCGGTAGGTTGTAGATTTCTTCTGGGAAGTGATCGCTCATGTATTTGATGATGGCATAGTGTGTCAGTGTGCCCAGGACGCGCCCGTCTGCATCTACAACGGGCATGTAGCGGTGGGGCTTGTCGCTCATAAATCGGATGGCTTCGATTAGTGTGGTATCCGATTGCAGGGTGAGCGGATCGGGGGTCATGATCGCTTCTATAGGCTCGTTGATTACTTCGGATTGATCGATCACGCGGCGGGCAATATCGTGCGCTGTAAAAATGCCGATCAGTTTGCCATGGTCCATGACCAGCGCGCATTTGCGCTGACTATTCTGCATTTTGGCGATGACCTGGCCAACGGGATTGTCTTTTTTTACTTCGACGTAAAAAGAGAGATCGACGTGTTTTACTGTGTCGTTGTGGAGGCTGTGATTCAGATTCATTGGGAAGGCTCTTTGGGGTGCTTTTAAAGGGGTTTAGAGCTATAATTTTAGAGCAATTTAATATAAGGTATTTACATGGGTGTGGCAAGTATTGTTCTAATAATAAAGCAAGGAGAGCAAATCCAATACGTTTGCTAAAAAAGATCGGTTCGGAAATTGTTTGATCTGCGGTTTTTTGCCTCTATATTGAGAATCAGCGAATCAACGAATCAACGAACCTCGCCCATCCTCCCAAAATCGGTGTGTTCGCTATTCGTCTATTCGTCTATTCGCGCTTCTTATGGAGAAGATATGCTGCGATCCGGGGCTGGACATTCAAATGATGCCGATGGCATGTACGCGGTTGATGCCGCTTTGTCTGAAGCTTTGAAGGGTATGGGCGATGCCGCTGTTGATGCTGCGTTTCTTTTTTTGACCTATCACCACATGGGCGATGCGGCTGCCATGGTCGATGTTGTTATTGATCGGGTGGAGACAGAGGCTGTATTTGGATGCAGTGGCATGGGCGTTTTGACGGATGCCCGAGAAAATGATCGCGAGCCAGGGGTGGCTGTGCTGGTGTTGGGGGGAGACCATCTTGAAGTAACACCTCTTGTGGCTGAGGGTGACGATGCAGGGGTTCGTATTGGCGAGCAGATGGTAGTTCAGGGAACAGAGGATGCGTTGCTGGTGCTTATGTGTGGGATTTACGCCAATCCGGCGGTCTGTCTGGAACAGATTGCCGAGGTGGCTGGCGATGTGCCCATTGTGGGAGGCGTTGCATCGGGCAATCCGTGGCCGTGGGGATCGGCGTCGCCTCAGACATTGCAATGGTGTGGCCGGTGGATTGGTGAACACGGCGTGGTGGGGGCGTTGATGACGGGGGTCAAGGTGGCTACGGGAGTGGCACAAGGTTGCCAGCCGTTTGGGCAGGCTTATGCGATTACCAGAGCCGAGGGCAATGTGATTCATCAGATTGCATTTGTTCCGGCTATTGATGCGCTGAAGGAGGCACTCAATACGCTTTCGGCAGAGGAGAGGGCCGATTTGCGCAACAATATTTTTGTGGGTCTGGCGATGGATGAATACGCAATTGAACGGGGACGAGGTGATTTTTTAATTCGCAGTCTGACGCATATCGACGAGCATTCGGGCGCAATTGCGGTTAATGAACAGGTGTCTGTGGGGCAGACCATTCAATTTAATCGGCGCACGCCCCATGCAGGGCACGAGGATATGGTGAAGGTGATGCAGGAGTTGCGGCAGTCTGTCGGGCGCCCGTCCAATACATGTGGTTTGTATTTTAACTGTATGGGACGCGGATTTGGGCTTTACGGACAGCCCGATCACGATGTTCTGGTGATTCGAAAACACCTGGGCGCTTTTCCGATGGCTGGCTTTTTTGGCAATTCAGAACTGGCACCTGTGGGTGGGCGCAATTTTGTGCATAGCTATACGGGCGCGCTGGCACTGATTTGGGAGGGGTAAAGAAGCG is a window encoding:
- a CDS encoding methyltransferase domain-containing protein, whose amino-acid sequence is MSTAAERDYLLGTNDAELHRLQAQHNTWRAKTTDLWDRASFRAGQTILDLGCGPGFTSLELAERVGADGRVLAVDGSKKFADILRHRAASASITQIEVVVADVRTLDLPAASIDAAFARWLLCFIEEPQKVIEQVARTLKRGGRLLVMDYCAYGAFVAQIQYPHLQRVLQAVHRSFGDGLKIGDKLPQLMECCGLEVAEVVPIGGIARPGNRIWCWIEDFLRMYLPELVACGALREEDCAAHWEEWQTNARDPQATISSPSMTGVIGVKV
- a CDS encoding nucleotidyltransferase domain-containing protein, with amino-acid sequence MTINQIKKIASPACREFGVKRLDLFGSLSQGKGTTDSDVDLIVEFENPTIHPSKRFFGLLHHLEDELKCNVDLLTFNGLKNPYFRRSILNERVNIYGG
- a CDS encoding Gfo/Idh/MocA family oxidoreductase, whose product is MNDIRIGIIGSGGMASRHAQSFSQTDGFELVAIAARNIETGPALANKHSIDYLPTYREMLKRDDIDAIAICTYNDTHSEIALAALDANKHVFTEYPAARNIDEARQLLSKIDHSSRVLRVGHNEVLSPSHRTLKRQTAQTGNLITALFTRLTPGRGQRPEILFNISISGPPALFFVYNIYPIVDCFGPATWIEAAAHYENLRDDSTYDSFANSVTVGFENGGIGQWNWAGGIEISNAEEYRRIVMTDGTLINRGDGWHLSTKSGEHDLPAAEPSDITIQTQFLNDIHNGNWQTDARTAINAALIGLAAERSMQENRRVTLSELL
- a CDS encoding FIST C-terminal domain-containing protein, coding for MLRSGAGHSNDADGMYAVDAALSEALKGMGDAAVDAAFLFLTYHHMGDAAAMVDVVIDRVETEAVFGCSGMGVLTDARENDREPGVAVLVLGGDHLEVTPLVAEGDDAGVRIGEQMVVQGTEDALLVLMCGIYANPAVCLEQIAEVAGDVPIVGGVASGNPWPWGSASPQTLQWCGRWIGEHGVVGALMTGVKVATGVAQGCQPFGQAYAITRAEGNVIHQIAFVPAIDALKEALNTLSAEERADLRNNIFVGLAMDEYAIERGRGDFLIRSLTHIDEHSGAIAVNEQVSVGQTIQFNRRTPHAGHEDMVKVMQELRQSVGRPSNTCGLYFNCMGRGFGLYGQPDHDVLVIRKHLGAFPMAGFFGNSELAPVGGRNFVHSYTGALALIWEG
- a CDS encoding CBS domain-containing protein; amino-acid sequence: MAPRTALQQLLYDPISSLDLPAPECVSAETSVADAVETMRSKNLGCLLVVDKQGLLRGIFAQGDLFEKVAGRDIDLTKITVDSLMTKDPTALKTSDPIGHLLHLMSLHGFRHIPIVDPDGRPVGLASFKVMLKFTGGLFSDGISPN
- a CDS encoding phytanoyl-CoA dioxygenase family protein — protein: MTQITTLSDLDYQAKDIDLQRAAETFKTHGAIVVRGLLHEYIDALHRDIEATARQSLALLDQASAIPEGWRTPNNTLFIPAPENYERDRQIMVLGINYHTSATFFRSAFHPPTLDIVEAILGPNIELYGNGQCLYKEPVGGHPKHLHQDSAYFEHRYEGPVGILTYVVPTDLNNGALHVVPGSHKLGQLDHIDTFSHLGLADREWPWERALPIPGQPGDAIFFHVKTVHGSKQNHSDKPRPVFIHRYRRADDYVVIRGTTTKNRAESSKRPVKEKNENGLMVRGFRRT
- a CDS encoding GPP34 family phosphoprotein, which codes for MLRFAEEILLMLHNEDRGDFAPGLAPDTLNIVLAGAVLMDLALEERIDTDLDHLYLVDATPLEDDLLDPTLADIARDTDTRDTNYWLAQTTKRGDEIRDKALARLVNRGILEAESEDIFLLSRLVSRSRRYPTIDGKTLEEVRLRIMRVLYTDEIPYPRDIVIICLADACGVFKNILSQSELSEVQDRIELIRKMDLIGQSVTKAIREHEPPTPVPTPRKEIPQAPGLPLIGNAIG
- a CDS encoding CBS domain-containing protein yields the protein MNLNHSLHNDTVKHVDLSFYVEVKKDNPVGQVIAKMQNSQRKCALVMDHGKLIGIFTAHDIARRVIDQSEVINEPIEAIMTPDPLTLQSDTTLIEAIRFMSDKPHRYMPVVDADGRVLGTLTHYAIIKYMSDHFPEEIYNLPPTPDHFASARAGA
- a CDS encoding 2-oxoacid:acceptor oxidoreductase subunit alpha; the encoded protein is MAEIDIEETAESALFELSEIESIAIRFAGDSGDGSQLIGKEFANTSAIVGNDISTLPDFPAEIRAPAGTLPGVSGFQIHISSEDIYTPGDEPQVLVAMNPAALKANINDLPDGGIVIANTDNFTRNNLRKAGYDGDPLEGNDLSNYRVVKVPLTTLHKEAVAHVEGLSNRQIDMMKNFFALGLSYWIFDRPIEPTIRMLEKKFQGKDEIIDGNVSTLKAGYNFGETVEEFQVQYQVKKAVVSPGTYRAVTGTQATAIGMVTAAHKAGKTLFYGSYPITPASAVLEELAALKNFDVRTFQAEDEISALGSVIGAAFGGAFAATGTSGPGIALKSEAMNLALMMELPLVICDFQRGGPSTGMPTKTEQSDLLQCMFGRNGDSPIPIVSPATPSDCFDMIIEAFRIAVETMSPVIFLSDGYLNTSAEPWKIPDPDDIPTIQTEHRTDPEGFLPYLRDPKTLSRPWVLPGTPGLEHRLGGLGKEDGTGNVSYDPDDNQHMANIRAERLARIADRIPLQHVMGPKSGDLLVLGWGCTYGAIRSAVRRMRQQGYSVAAAHLRYLNPFPKNLGAILSSYKTVLVPELNMGQLSLLLQAKYPTQVIVPFNKVQGLPFKITEIADKIDEILGAPKSASL
- a CDS encoding DUF86 domain-containing protein, yielding MEAEILKYLYDIKDAASAILKFVQDKTYDDYREDDLLKSGVERKFEIIGEALNRIKRNNLQILDKIRDHRSIISFRNILAHDYNSVDHTIVWGIIEENLDNLYADVVKLLEEAEQKNKSPDE